In Phaeobacter inhibens DSM 16374, the following proteins share a genomic window:
- a CDS encoding DegT/DnrJ/EryC1/StrS family aminotransferase, protein MQVPFLDLKAAYDELAEHSEPKMLESLRSGWYILGPEVSQFEQDFARYCEVSHALGVANGLDALRLALVALDIGPGDRVLVPSNTYIATWLAVSQCGAIPVPVEPDPASHNITADGIRAAMAPGIKAVIPVHLYGQPADMTAIMAAARDLGLKVIEDAAQAHGSCWDGRRIGGAGDIVCWSFYPGKNLGALGDGGAVTTNCDTLAERLMLLRNYGSREKYRNEVAGFNSRLDPVQAAFLSVKLAVLDDWNTRRGAIAARYLSELDGLDLTLPHVAAKADPVWHLFVVRHPERDRLAADLAKVGIQTLVHYPIPPHAQAAYHDMGLTDEALPLATTLAREVLSLPIGPHLSTAQIDHVIKSLRQLV, encoded by the coding sequence ATGCAGGTTCCCTTTCTCGACCTGAAGGCCGCGTATGATGAGCTCGCAGAGCATAGTGAACCGAAGATGCTGGAGAGCCTGCGATCTGGCTGGTACATTCTCGGCCCTGAGGTCTCCCAGTTTGAGCAGGATTTTGCCCGCTACTGCGAAGTCTCACACGCACTTGGCGTGGCCAATGGGCTGGACGCCCTGAGGCTCGCATTGGTGGCGCTGGACATCGGACCGGGTGACCGCGTCCTCGTCCCCTCCAACACGTATATCGCCACCTGGCTCGCGGTCTCTCAATGTGGCGCAATCCCGGTTCCGGTGGAGCCTGACCCGGCTAGCCACAATATCACCGCGGACGGCATTCGGGCTGCCATGGCCCCCGGCATCAAGGCCGTCATACCCGTCCACTTATACGGGCAACCTGCGGATATGACCGCCATTATGGCGGCCGCGCGCGATCTTGGGCTAAAGGTCATCGAAGATGCCGCCCAGGCGCATGGGTCATGCTGGGATGGACGCCGCATCGGCGGTGCCGGTGATATCGTCTGCTGGAGCTTTTATCCGGGCAAGAATCTCGGCGCGCTGGGGGATGGCGGTGCGGTCACCACCAATTGCGACACCCTGGCAGAGCGGCTGATGCTGCTGCGGAATTACGGCTCGCGGGAGAAATACCGCAATGAGGTCGCAGGCTTCAACAGCCGCCTCGATCCGGTTCAGGCCGCCTTCCTGTCGGTCAAACTTGCGGTGCTGGATGACTGGAATACGAGACGCGGTGCGATTGCAGCCCGCTATCTGTCAGAGCTGGATGGGCTGGATCTGACCCTGCCGCATGTCGCCGCAAAGGCGGATCCGGTCTGGCATCTGTTCGTGGTGCGTCATCCAGAGCGCGACCGGCTGGCCGCCGATCTGGCGAAGGTCGGCATTCAGACGCTGGTGCACTACCCCATCCCGCCGCATGCTCAGGCAGCCTACCACGATATGGGCCTGACAGATGAGGCGCTGCCGCTGGCGACCACCCTGGCACGGGAAGTGCTCAGCCTGCCGATCGGCCCGCATCTGAGCACTGCGCAGATCGACCATGTGATCAAGAGCCTCAGACAGCTGGTCTGA
- a CDS encoding dihydrodipicolinate synthase family protein, giving the protein MTNPVFSGCIPALMTPCTADRRPDFDGLVKKGQELIAKGMSAVVYCGSMGDWPLISDAERMEGVARLVAAGVPTIVGTGAVNTTQAAAHAAHAAEVGAAGLMVIPRVLSRGSSVAAQRDHFAAVLSAAPTLPAVIYNSPYYGFATRADLFFDLRQDHPNLIGFKEFGGADDLRYAAENITSQDSSVTLMIGVDTTVFHGYVNCGAGGAITGIGNALPDEVLHLVALCQLAAKGNATARRQALELEAALAVLSSFDEGADLVLYYKHLMVLNGDGEYRLHFNESDRLSASQQAYVEAQYALFRSWYADWSQQPDIAALCA; this is encoded by the coding sequence ATGACAAACCCTGTATTTTCCGGCTGCATTCCGGCCCTGATGACTCCGTGTACTGCCGACCGGCGCCCGGATTTTGATGGGCTGGTGAAAAAGGGGCAGGAGCTGATCGCCAAAGGCATGTCCGCAGTGGTCTACTGTGGCTCCATGGGTGATTGGCCACTGATCAGCGATGCTGAGCGGATGGAGGGGGTGGCCCGCCTGGTTGCGGCTGGCGTTCCGACGATTGTCGGCACTGGTGCTGTCAACACCACACAGGCCGCAGCCCATGCCGCCCATGCTGCTGAAGTCGGGGCCGCCGGTCTTATGGTGATCCCGCGCGTCTTGTCACGAGGCAGCTCGGTGGCCGCACAACGCGACCACTTTGCCGCTGTGCTGTCTGCTGCGCCAACGCTGCCGGCGGTGATCTACAACAGCCCCTACTATGGGTTCGCCACCCGGGCGGATCTGTTTTTTGATCTGCGTCAGGATCATCCAAATTTGATCGGGTTCAAGGAGTTCGGTGGCGCTGATGATCTGCGTTATGCGGCCGAAAACATTACCTCCCAGGACAGCAGCGTCACCCTGATGATTGGTGTCGATACCACTGTATTCCACGGCTACGTCAATTGTGGGGCCGGGGGCGCGATCACGGGTATCGGGAATGCGCTGCCGGATGAGGTTCTGCATCTTGTCGCCCTTTGCCAACTCGCAGCGAAAGGGAACGCCACCGCACGGCGTCAGGCCCTGGAGCTGGAAGCAGCGCTGGCGGTTCTCTCTTCCTTTGATGAGGGCGCGGATTTGGTCCTGTACTATAAGCATTTGATGGTGCTGAATGGGGATGGCGAATACCGCCTGCACTTCAACGAAAGTGACCGATTGAGCGCCAGCCAGCAGGCCTATGTCGAGGCACAATACGCGCTGTTTCGCAGCTGGTATGCGGATTGGAGCCAGCAGCCCGACATTGCCGCCCTATGCGCGTAA
- a CDS encoding glycosyltransferase — protein sequence MKKYRYSVVLLTYNQQDYVKEAVEAVLAQDSDPIEILLSDDCSQDDTFEVMETLVADYTGPHSVVLNKNPQNLGVNKHIERCFELSSGDVIIAASGDDISLPGRIARTIEVFERDDPLLSFSHGQVETLDGKPMPKTYAKATFYTRTDAMSAACSMQLFLGATCAWHKDLFRKYGPIQFADCYEDLVLGFRAALEGRVAFIDEELIIYRVGMGQTSTARRIADAAAFRNKRLIEVGREIFLLRQRLADAQVFGLGEEDPIVKAMRRRLEERQLRRCYLEGGLRKLGISALKHPSWVLGFALSERRRLKKALKTV from the coding sequence ATGAAAAAATACCGCTATTCAGTTGTGCTTCTTACCTACAATCAGCAGGACTATGTGAAAGAGGCGGTTGAGGCGGTTCTTGCGCAGGACAGCGACCCGATCGAGATTCTTCTGTCGGACGATTGCTCACAGGATGACACTTTTGAAGTTATGGAGACTCTGGTTGCCGACTACACGGGTCCACATTCCGTTGTATTGAACAAAAATCCGCAGAATTTGGGCGTGAACAAACATATCGAACGGTGTTTTGAGCTTAGTTCCGGCGACGTGATCATTGCGGCCTCTGGTGACGATATCTCTCTGCCAGGTCGCATTGCGCGTACCATTGAGGTCTTTGAGCGAGACGATCCGCTTCTGTCCTTCTCACATGGTCAGGTAGAGACATTGGACGGCAAACCGATGCCGAAAACCTATGCTAAAGCCACCTTCTATACCCGAACCGATGCGATGTCCGCCGCTTGCTCCATGCAATTGTTCCTCGGTGCAACCTGCGCATGGCACAAAGATCTTTTTCGCAAGTATGGTCCTATTCAGTTTGCAGATTGCTACGAGGATCTTGTTCTTGGTTTTCGTGCGGCGCTTGAGGGCAGGGTGGCATTCATCGACGAGGAACTTATTATCTATCGGGTCGGTATGGGGCAGACCAGCACAGCTCGTCGCATTGCGGATGCAGCAGCTTTTCGAAACAAGCGTCTGATTGAGGTCGGTCGAGAGATTTTCCTTCTGCGACAGCGGCTTGCAGATGCGCAGGTTTTCGGTCTTGGTGAAGAGGATCCAATTGTGAAGGCCATGCGTCGCCGACTGGAGGAGCGACAATTGCGCCGATGCTATCTGGAAGGTGGACTTCGAAAGCTCGGGATCTCAGCCTTGAAACACCCCTCATGGGTGCTGGGATTTGCCCTATCCGAACGCCGCCGTCTCAAGAAAGCGCTCAAAACCGTCTAA
- a CDS encoding GntR family transcriptional regulator, protein MKLKSVDISKTASASAIVFDALRKAIIEGDLKEGEPLRQDEIAQMFNTSRIPVREAISRLEEQGLVKTQRYKGAVVSGLSAQEAQEIFDFRAVLESEVIRRAVPRMSPTAISSAKACLEAFSQSEDPMTWGDLNRDFHSTLYRESGLQYHMDVIDNAMDRVDSYLRAQLVLSNGNERANAEHLAIWDACVAGDADLAAALTRDHITGACKTLLDTLKDLG, encoded by the coding sequence ATGAAGTTGAAATCCGTAGATATATCCAAGACCGCCTCCGCCTCGGCGATTGTTTTCGACGCCCTGCGCAAGGCCATCATCGAGGGCGACCTGAAGGAAGGCGAACCGCTGCGGCAGGATGAAATCGCCCAGATGTTCAACACCAGCAGAATCCCCGTACGCGAAGCAATTTCGCGGCTGGAAGAACAGGGGCTGGTGAAAACCCAGCGCTATAAAGGCGCCGTGGTCTCTGGGCTCTCAGCCCAGGAAGCCCAGGAGATTTTCGATTTCCGGGCTGTGTTGGAATCTGAGGTTATCCGCCGCGCGGTACCGCGCATGTCACCCACAGCTATTTCCAGCGCGAAAGCGTGTCTGGAGGCGTTCTCGCAATCCGAAGACCCGATGACCTGGGGTGATCTGAATCGCGACTTCCACTCCACGCTCTACCGGGAGAGTGGGTTGCAGTATCATATGGATGTGATCGACAATGCGATGGACCGCGTCGACAGTTATCTGCGTGCGCAATTGGTGCTGTCCAACGGCAACGAACGGGCCAATGCCGAGCACCTCGCGATCTGGGACGCCTGCGTTGCCGGAGACGCTGACCTTGCAGCGGCGCTCACACGCGACCACATTACCGGCGCTTGCAAAACTTTGTTGGACACGCTGAAGGACCTCGGATGA
- a CDS encoding sugar 3,4-ketoisomerase: MSQYRSTDLPLSDCKFIDLPKIEDARGNLTFVEGMNHIPFDIKRVYYLYDVPGGSDRGAHAHKGLHQFMIAMSGSFDVVLDDGVNEKRFHLNRSYFGIYICPMMWRYLDNFSSGAVCMVMASAPYDEADYIRDYGEFREAVGVK, from the coding sequence ATGTCACAATACCGGAGTACGGATTTGCCCCTCAGCGACTGCAAATTTATCGACTTGCCCAAGATCGAAGATGCCCGCGGCAACCTGACATTTGTCGAAGGGATGAACCACATCCCGTTTGATATCAAACGGGTCTACTACCTTTATGATGTGCCCGGCGGATCTGATCGCGGCGCCCATGCCCATAAGGGTCTGCACCAGTTCATGATTGCGATGTCGGGCAGCTTTGATGTGGTTCTGGATGACGGGGTCAATGAAAAACGCTTCCATCTCAATCGCTCCTATTTCGGCATTTATATCTGCCCGATGATGTGGCGCTATCTCGACAACTTTTCGTCGGGCGCGGTCTGTATGGTCATGGCCTCCGCCCCCTATGACGAAGCAGATTATATCCGCGACTACGGCGAATTCCGCGAAGCGGTCGGGGTCAAGTGA
- a CDS encoding SDR family NAD(P)-dependent oxidoreductase: protein MKKNILIVGGSSGVGLELARHYACEGHRVTITGRIDPGCAGVQFHALSITDDVAGLTAQLNELVTRVGGVQTLIYCAGFLQRGSIAMLEDAALLQMTNVGLLAPMMLIQRLVRQASGPLKLMLVTSSSQYKPQPEMPAYCATKAGFGMLGAALVRGDGIGKALVVAPSGIQTKFWAGSDTDTSTMLEPAWVAQQIVALSSGAFKYKYAKLLRQPPSVEVVEHLDNDFLPITP, encoded by the coding sequence TTGAAAAAGAACATTCTGATTGTTGGGGGCTCCTCGGGGGTTGGCCTCGAATTGGCGCGACACTATGCTTGCGAGGGGCATCGCGTCACGATCACCGGCCGGATTGATCCGGGTTGCGCTGGCGTGCAGTTTCACGCGCTATCGATCACTGATGATGTTGCAGGCCTGACTGCTCAGCTTAACGAACTGGTCACACGGGTCGGGGGCGTGCAGACTCTGATCTACTGCGCCGGTTTTTTGCAGCGCGGATCAATTGCTATGCTGGAGGATGCGGCGCTTTTGCAGATGACGAATGTCGGGCTGCTTGCGCCAATGATGTTGATCCAGCGCCTTGTTCGTCAGGCATCGGGCCCGCTCAAGCTGATGTTGGTGACCTCCAGCTCGCAATATAAACCGCAGCCCGAAATGCCCGCTTACTGCGCGACCAAGGCTGGCTTTGGTATGCTGGGCGCAGCGCTGGTCCGGGGCGACGGGATCGGCAAGGCGCTGGTTGTTGCGCCGTCCGGTATCCAAACGAAGTTCTGGGCGGGGAGCGACACGGATACGTCGACCATGCTGGAACCTGCTTGGGTTGCGCAGCAGATTGTTGCCCTGTCCAGTGGTGCGTTCAAATACAAATATGCCAAGCTGCTGCGCCAGCCTCCGAGTGTGGAGGTGGTCGAGCATCTCGACAATGATTTCCTGCCGATCACTCCCTGA